The proteins below are encoded in one region of Lytechinus pictus isolate F3 Inbred chromosome 11, Lp3.0, whole genome shotgun sequence:
- the LOC135155969 gene encoding uncharacterized protein LOC135155969: protein MIAELLEFVLRSTYFLYRGSFYEQTEGAAMGSPVSAVVANLYMEGFEQNALPKCPSTCHPRVWKRYVDDTFIIVNRSETDSLLSYMNSQQPSIQFTLETEQGGKLAFLDTLVQRHEGGKLSTSVYRKPTHTDQYIPYDSHHDKSVKKGLVKCLFDRAARIITHPPELPKERAHIRGALYSNGYPRRFIKNTFKKKQPPRDQKVFKTCTVLPYIDGLSQQLKRRLEGHGIRTVFRSDTTLHKQLVHPKDPIPDHRRDGVVYNIPCQGCDGSYIGETARPIVERISEHKHDVRLQRTDTSAVAKHAWE, encoded by the coding sequence ATGATAGCCGAACTCCTGGAGTTCGTCCTCAGATCCACATATTTTCTGTACAGAGGCTCTTTCTATGAGCAAACAGAAGGAGCAGCAATGGGTAGCCCAGTCTCAGCGGTTGTGGCTAACCTATATATGGAAGGTTTTGAACAGAACGCTTTGCCCAAGTGTCCTTCCACATGCCACCCTCGGGTGTGGAAGAGATACGTCGATGACACTTTCATAATCGTAAACAGATCCGAAACAGACAGCCTACTCTCATACATGAATAGCCAGCAACCGTCCATCCAGTTCACTCTGGAGACTGAGCAAGGAGGGAAATTAGCATTCCTTGACACGCTAGTCCAAAGACACGAGGGCGGGAAACTCTCCACCTCTGTCTACCGCAAGCCCACTCATACAGACCAATACATACCATATGATTCTCATCACGACAAATCGGTCAAGAAGGGTCTTGTTAAATGCCTGTTCGACAGAGCAGCACGTATCATAACTCACCCACCTGAACTCCCGAAAGAAAGAGCACACATACGTGGCGCCTTGTACAGCAACGGCTACCCACGCCGTTTTATCAagaacactttcaagaaaaaacaaccaccaagggatcagaaggttttcaagacttGCACAGTCTTGCCATACATAGATGGCCTCTCACAACAACTTAAACGCCGATTAGAAGGTCACGGTATCCGAACGGTTTTCCGCTCGGACACCACCTTACACAAACAGCTTGTACACCCCAAAGACCCTATCCCTGATCACAGACGTGATGGCGTAGTATACAACATTCCTTGCCAGGGATGTGACGGGTCTTACATCGGAGAAACAGCCCGACCGATAGTTGAACGCATTTCTGAACACAAGCACGATGTTCGGTTACAGCGAACCGACACATCCGCGGTGGCAAAACATGCTTGGGagtag